CATGCCTACCCTCGTTTTGTACCAGAAAGAGGTGGTTGTATGTGAACATGATATACTTGCTGCAAGAAGAGACCACATTGCCCTCTCAACACGGTCTTTGTATTATACATCTGGACCTGGCGGAGCAAGTTCAGAATCTGCCACTACTTCTGTTAACAACAATTCATATAGTGGAAAAAGGCAAAGATCAGATGAAGAAAATGTCACAGTGAGATCCGATGATGTCACGGTGGATAGTACTATTACCAGGAAACATACCGTCAGGTTTTCAGTGCATAGTCGGGAGACTGATAGGAACACAGCTGACAGCTCGACATCAACAATATCATATAAGCGCAAATTGGATGACGGGGAATCACTTGCTGACAAGGATCTTCAAGAAGGAGGTGCCATTGCCTCCGAGAAATCAGAAGGAGAAACGAAATCAGTGGATAAAAAGGTTTTGGTTATTCCTTTCCTTTGTGTAGATTTGTATTCCTTTACCTCAGTCCTCATTGCTGATATTTGAAATACATTTCAGCATGAAGAAACATTTCAAAAGGAGCTCGTTAAGACATCTGACCAAGACATGACTCAGAAACAACACCCTCCAAAGAGACTTGTTTATACTCGCCGTAGCTCGTCTAAAAAGAAGGAACGGATTCAAGATGTACAAGTGCCTGGGGGCGGATAAAAGCTGAAAATCAATGTGGCTCCTGCCTGTGGGTGGATAGCAGCAACAAATCAAGACGGCTTCTACGTTGATAGCCAGGGAACGTCGTGTTTCACTCTCGGCGTCTGGAAAGCAGATGCAGCAAGCGGGGCTGGCCAAACGTTACCAGCACACAGCCATAGGGTCATTGACAGGCCAAGGTTACACAATGGTGCAAACCAGTCCCTAAGAATTATTTGATCTTCTGGCCTGACGGTTTGATCCCTTCAAGCTTATGCCACTTGGAAGACAGTGGTGATATGGGCGAATTCGTTCGCTAACTTTAGTTACTTGAGGGCAGGTGTGTGAAATATGCTCTGTACATTGTCATGTTTGCAGTTCTTAGTTTAGTTCTGTAAAAGAGAGCAAGTAGCTACCATTAGTGGATGGTGAGAGAGAAGAGGGTAGAGAGTCGTCGCTGACTTAGATCTGTAGTTGACAATTGACTTGTGTATCGGACAACCGTTAGGCCACCTGCACATGAATCATCTCTGTACAACAGAAGTAGCATATGTAGGTCCAATTGTACACATGAATTTGCCTGTTTGGTTTAtctgcgtgcgtgtgtgtggcTGTATGTGTGGCTCGTCTAACATTAGTTTGTGGCTTTGACTACTGACCTATGAGTTGAAACAATGACAACATTTTGATAGAGCAACTTGATGTTTGTACTGGTTCAGCTTCCTTCCAAACGGTTATCTTTTTGCGTAATGACTTGTAGTCGCCTCAGCGACGAATTTTTATGCCACACATGCTGGTTCAGTGGTTCCAAATGTCATGATTTAGCAGGCATGGCGGCATCTGCAACCCTGGACTTATATGCAGTATTTATGTACCGTTTCACCATACATTGGTATGTCAACGTCTCCAACCTCCTAGATTATTTATTCATCACATATATAAGCCAAAAGGTCGTAGATCCCTATGCACTGTACTCCTAGTTCTGATTTGGTGGAGCGACTTTGATGCCATATGTCATGAACTCACCTTGTTTTGGCATGTCAACGTCTGCGTCCTTTGATTATGATCCCAAATCGCATGCATTAGAATGGACACGTTTGGTTTTCTGCAGTGTGTTTAAATGAATCTGCGACTTGTGGCAGTCGACAAAATTAGGTCGcatttttttgacaatttgTGAAAAAGCAATATTGACCTGGCGACTATGCCGCGGAAAGCGAATTGCATCTGCTCCGAGTCAAATGCAGTCGGAGCAGCATGGAGAGCCTGTTCCCATCTCCTGCACATGGAAATATGTCCGTACACCTTAGCGTCAGTGTTAGACGTTACTCTCTGTTTTCTAGAACTTCATATTACTCACATGGTTACAAGTGGCCCGCTGATCGAGCTGATCGAGAGAGATCTCCTGACTTAAAGTCAGTGACTTTATGGTCACTGACATAACTCAGGGGATCCAAGTCTCCCGCTGATTCATCCGGCACCCTTGATAGCCTTGCGAGTTGAGTTCGGACCGGAGGCGCCGCATGAATTAATGGACCACGCCGGCTACTTTTTGATTTTAGAAGGCAGGGTGGTGGATTTTTCAGCGCCGGCACCCCATATGATGTTTGGGGGCCTTTAGCGGGTGCAAGTGAAGATGCTCTAATCAATTTGCCCATAGTTCGTTCAGCACTCTCACTAAGAAGGCCAGGTGTGGACCATAATTTTCATATGCTAAAGTATGTTATTCTATTCGGCATGACGCGAGTGCAACCATGGATCAACGTCTAGCAGTACATTCGTTGTAAGTTTTGTGCGTCCTTTACGACGCTGTCCTGACAGTGATGACGGCGATGTACAGATTAAAAGTTTTTCTAGCCCCATCTTCGTTCTAGTATGGTTATTATATTTACTACATGGAGTTTACGGATCCCACGGCTCGTAATTTTATAGTTTTCGCCGTTCTAATCGGTTCGGCGATGGTTCAGCGGTTATAGAACCTACTTTGTGAGGGGTGTGTCTTCAGTCGCCATGGCTTCAATTATCTCAGGTCACCAGCTGAGGTGAACGACTAATGAGACTTTATAAAACATATGAGGTTAGTCTAATTTGTGCAAGTTTGGTCTTCCAATGTTTTGTCACCGGAGATTGGGAAAATATCAAGATAAAATGGTGCGGTTAAAGAAGTTGGCTTCAAAGTTTTTTGCGTAACTTTTTGTTTATCTGAAATCTTTGTTGTTATCTATTCCCTCCTATTCAAAATAATTGTCTTGAATTCCCAACACTTATTGtgggtgggagttttttttttttttttttttgctgttcATTGGATAAATAAAGTCAAATCGTGTGGACCAAAATGGGCAATATTTTTCCAGCACTTCCAACCTCTGTACAATTGAAGTGCCTGGCCATCTACGGTAATGGCACATGCGTGTACACCGTCAGATCATCTAGGCAGACGGTCGAGATCACACGCAGGATCGGATGAAGCACCGCGTCGCGCCTGACGTGAAAGGACGCAAAATCTACCCCTACCGCTTCAATTCTCTGCCACCACATCCGGCGCCGTTTCCCCTGTACAAAGACTAGACTGAGGCTACGAGCTTGTCGCACTCGCACCGCGCCGGCGCGAAAGACAGCACGTCGTTTTCGAGGTCGTAGACGACGTGCGTGTTCTGCTGCTGGTAGTTTCCGATGACGACGGTCTGGTCGCCGCCCCCGGTGGCCGCGTCCAGCACCAGGCACATGACCCGCGCGCCGTAGTCCTCGAACACGTAGTTCTCCCGCGGCAGCTCCcagtcggcgccgccgcccaggtGGAACACCAGCCTCGGCACGCGGACCGGCATAGCCCGACCCCGTCCCCGCCAGCGCCAGCCGAACGCCGActtcggcgccgccgccgacggcagCGCGAAGCAGAGGTCCAGCGCCGACCCTTCCACGGCGCTCACGGGGAGCCCGACCTGCGCCACGAACTCCGCCTTCACCGCCTCGTACACGTCCTCCGGCAGCGTCGTGATGGACGCGCCAGAGTCGATGATGGCCGACGCCTCCCGGAGCCGCTGCCGACGTTCTGGTATAGGGATCCGCGTGGCTCCTACCGTGATGGCCTTGAGCGAGAGGAAGTAGAGCGATGGCTGCGAGGGGTCCCTGAGCAGCGGGGTGGACTGGACTTGGCCGGTAAGGTGGAGCTCGGCCGGGGCGACGCCGAGCGTGACGAGACTGCTCGTGGACTCGAACATAGAGGTGAAGCAGTAGGAGAAGCTGGTGACGCCCAGCTGCGACGGCAGCGACCACCGTCCCCGCCCGAACCCGGCAATGCCGGTCTCGTTCGCCTGGAAGATGCCCTTGTTGAAGTGGCCGCAGCCAAATGTCAAGCGCCGCTCCgacacgccgccgccgtcggcatTGTCGCCGGGCCCGAATGTGAAGCGGTCGGACGCGAGCTTGCCGACGGTGATCGACTTGTCGCCGTAGTGGTAGACGTAGACGCAGCTCCGTTCCCCCCAGCTACTGCCCCCGCGCCCGCACGACGTGAACGGCAGCGCGCGGCACACGGGCGCGTCGCAGCGCACCGCGGCGTGGGTGGAGGACGCGGCCGGGTCCAGCACCGGGATGGCCCCCTGGTCGAAGCAGTTTAGGCAGGGCGCGCACTGCGTCCAGACCAGGTCGCTGCCCGTGTCCAGCGTCAGCGCcacgggccgcggcggcgtgccCACGGACAGGTGCACCAGGTACTCGTTCGTCACGATGCCGCCCCCGGCGCCCGCGGTGCGCACCCGCGCGCGCACCGGCCGGTCCGCCGCTTCCTCTTTCTCGTCGTGAGACAGCAGCCTTCGCCGCGCCCTGCTCCGCTGTGCCATCCGCCGGACGAGCTCGGGCCTCGCGAGCCCGCGCCCCGCGTCGACGTGCGTGAGCCGCGCCACGATCCCGGCGCCAGCCGGGACAGACAAGGCGCCGGACGCTGGTAGTAGCGCGAtcaggaggagcagcagcgccgcgaGCTGCCACTTCATGCTTTGGTTGGTCCGTTGGTCGTCCTTGCGGGCACTGACAGCCAGTACTGCGATCGCTCTGCTTATTTATGCTCCATTAGGGACTGCTAACTTAAGCAGTCGTATAATTGGATAACACAGCACGGGGCCAGTAGTTGGGTGACTGGTGTGCTTACCGATGGCTACTTCTTGGCAGAAACCAGTAGTAACAACATTCTTAAAA
This is a stretch of genomic DNA from Brachypodium distachyon strain Bd21 chromosome 1, Brachypodium_distachyon_v3.0, whole genome shotgun sequence. It encodes these proteins:
- the LOC100828368 gene encoding aspartic proteinase nepenthesin-1 gives rise to the protein MKWQLAALLLLLIALLPASGALSVPAGAGIVARLTHVDAGRGLARPELVRRMAQRSRARRRLLSHDEKEEAADRPVRARVRTAGAGGGIVTNEYLVHLSVGTPPRPVALTLDTGSDLVWTQCAPCLNCFDQGAIPVLDPAASSTHAAVRCDAPVCRALPFTSCGRGGSSWGERSCVYVYHYGDKSITVGKLASDRFTFGPGDNADGGGVSERRLTFGCGHFNKGIFQANETGIAGFGRGRWSLPSQLGVTSFSYCFTSMFESTSSLVTLGVAPAELHLTGQVQSTPLLRDPSQPSLYFLSLKAITVGATRIPIPERRQRLREASAIIDSGASITTLPEDVYEAVKAEFVAQVGLPVSAVEGSALDLCFALPSAAAPKSAFGWRWRGRGRAMPVRVPRLVFHLGGGADWELPRENYVFEDYGARVMCLVLDAATGGGDQTVVIGNYQQQNTHVVYDLENDVLSFAPARCECDKLVASV